The DNA region CATGGCCTGGAACGCCCTCTCTCCGAGCCTCCGACTGAAAATATTTGGTCCACCGAACTAAACCACTCCGGCAAACCAACTTGCTTCAAAGCCCAGAAATTACGGCACAGTCTTACGGGCTCTCGGGTGGAGAATTTCTCGATGGACTTATTATGGATGACTTCTGCTACTGGTCCTTTCATCCTGACCGGGGGGTGTCGTCGTCTACCAATCCCGAGCATCCTTTCCATTTCttccgtttttttttttttctgagtTCCTTTGATTTAGCGCTTTCTAGACACGATGATGACATTGATTGTAGTCCACTTCCCTTAATCCGAAGCTATACGGATTAGTTATAGTAGAAGAACCCGATCTGGTGATGGTGTAAGGCATATATGGACGCGACGACGGTGGCTGCGGCCAACCCCCGTCTTTGCCCAAAAGCCAAACCGAAAGTTGCGAACGACCACTGAGAACCCTTTCTCTGGGAAAGGCTGTTTCATAATTCGCTTTTTTCGATTACGGCCCAGCAAAAATATTTCTCGCACTGCCTTGGCATTCTGCATTGTCAGGCAATGTTCCGAGAGCAAATACGGAGTCGTTATACTAACAAGGCGATTCTGCTGTATGTATGCTTGATGATGCCTACAGTGCTTCGTGTCCCGCGAACTAGAGAGCGTTATTTCATTCGGTTTTTCGATTTATTTATTTGGGGGGGGAGCACCCCCCCCTAAAACTATGCTTGCCTGAACGCAGATGCAGATCGTCAAATGCGACATATTCGACCCAGTGTGCTGCAACTCTCTGAATCTGGCCGTGTTTGGTTTGTTCGTTCGTTTCCGATATGACATCTTCCAGAAGGTTTCCGTCTCGCAACCGTTGTTAGTCGCCGGCCGGAACTAAACTATATGTATAAGTTGGCACAGATGTCTGACTCGATGTGACCGGGGCAATGAGTAGTAGGAGTAGTACTCCGTAAGTAGGAGTTTGCCCTGGAACTGAACTGTCCCACATTATCTTATtgattttttattttcttatTTTTCTCATTAGGCCCCAGTTCTCTGGCTTAGTCGCCCTTAAATATAGAACCCCATCGGACAATCAGCCGCTTGGGTTTGCCTGGGATTGTCTTCCCTCTTGCTTGCCATTCTCACGCCTGTCCACCGCTACTATCGCTCCTGCTAGTTTGCTCTTGAGAAATAAAGACCAcccgagaaaaaaaaaacggcgCTTCCCTCCCCTCATCCATCCTATTAAACTGACCGGCCTGACTCCGTCACTGCGCACTGTCTGGTTGGTGAACAGTGTAAGTCCGGGGGGTGTGTGGCGTCCCTTTTAAATGGCTCGAGGACAGGCCCAGTGAGCCTTATATtatccttctttctttcctcctaTTATTACTTACTTTATTATTTTCTCCCTTTCCGGACTGGTTTTGGCCCTAGCTTGTTCCTAGCAAACAACCCGTTTGCCTTTCTTCAATGCTCATGCACCTAATCTTCATTGTTTCTGTTTCTGTCTTACTCTAGTATACTATGGCCGATTGTCTTGTCTAGGTGCCTGTCGCGACAATCACGTTTTAGAAAGAAAGGCAAAGAGGCTTTGTTGTTTTCTTCGTCTTTCCCAAACTTCATTGCGAACATCTTGAGCGCGACACCATCCACAAGCGAATTTACGCATTGAGATCTGGTGTTCCTGAGTCTTCGAGTCCTCGGGCCATATTTGACCGTCTTCATATATGCTACAGGCAGCCTGTGCCAACCAAACTTGAACTTATCGGTTTTGGAAAGAGCAATCCTCGCGCGACCACCGTTTTGTTCCGGCATCGCGTTGATATTatccttcccttttcttaTTCCCTTCTTTCCCTCATTTTGACTGGGTAGCCTCTCAGGGCTTCCGGGCTCCTGCTGTGCCGATGTATGTCTGCGACACAGGCAAACCCGTATCGAGACTACGCAATTGACTATTCCTATCCTGCCAATTGCAAACCCGATGACCATGGAGAATTACTCGCCTACCGCCacccgcagcagcagcactcGCAGCAACCTCAGATTCACCATCATGACAAACCGCCAGAAGTCCGTTTTGCTACGGCTGGTTCAGCAGCGGCAGGAGGATCACCGCACACAGCATTCGAACAGCATCCACATGCAAGCGCAGGCGTCATTCCCGGCCCGACATCACAAGCCATCGTCCATGGAATCCCACAGCCCGTTCTTATTGCACCGCACCAGATGCTCCCTCGGCATCACTTTTCGCCTCAGTACCCAGCAGCCAGTCTCGAAATCACTCCTGCACAACACGGCAAAAAGCGACCTCACGCAGAGTCAGATCCAGATCACGATGATGGCAGACGAGTCAGATCACATCTGTCGGGATTTCCAGTCGAGGGATCCACAGAGGCTTCCCAAACACCGGATGCGCTGTTCTCGACACAGCCCGAGCAAGCAGCATCGAGCAATGGATTTGGTCCGCAGGCTTCGATGGCACTGCCGCAgcaacaccatcatcaccacaTGCCACCTCAAGCAACGATGCGATCGAGTCATCATAGTGTAAACTCTCGGTCGTCGAACTATTCTTCCGGTCAGCGAAGCCTCGTGGGCATGCCGGACATGCCTAACCCGAGACCGATAACGCCGCATAAAAGAAAGCCATTCACGCAAGATGACGACGACCTGGTGGTGGATCTGAAGGAGAACAAGAGACTGACATGGAAGCAAATCGAGGAGTTCTTTCCTGGTCGAACGAGTGGCACGCTGCAGGTCCGATATTGCACGAGGTTAAAAAAGAAGAACGTGGTTTGGACGGAAGAAATGGTATTCTTCCCATCCCTCTAATCTCTGGAATGGCAGATATACTGACGGCAACAGATAACACGGCTTCAACGTGCCATTCAAGACTATGAGAAAAACAAATGGCGGTACATCGCGGGGAAAATTGGGAACTGTGTTACGGCTGAGGCATGCGAAGAAATGGCTTCCGAACTTTGACGAATGTGTTGTATGGATGATGGGTTATGGAGTCGTGATGGGTATGGTTACTGCTATGGTTATGGGTTTTCATTTGGGAAGATGGGAGTATTATATATCGCGAAGTCTCTCATTTGTCgtttttcctttgtcttggGATGTCTATATGGGAACGGTCGGCGTGTTTGTCGTATATACCATATGATAGAATGTTGTACTTGATCATCGAGCTTTGTTACCCTAAGCCCTACGGAATTTCCACATTAGGAGATACTGCACAGCTGGTCCGTCTGCGCAACTTACACGCTCCGACCAATCACCGCGGCTGACTAACTCGGGCGGTGACGGAACCCGCCAACCAATCACCAACGGCCCGAAGCGGCTTCAAACTCGCCCAGCACCTCATTCCAATCTTCCCTTTGCTCCCAACGTCAAACACCCCTCCGCCTTCCCCTCGACCGTTACTTTTGCCCGCCCCTTTATAATAAGGACAATGTTCCTTCAGCGTACAGTGTCTACCCTCGCGAGGCGCACCCCCGTGCGGGGCCTTGCTGCGGCGCGCCCGTTTTCTTCCTCCGTTAGTCGATGTGCGTAACCCCGAACCCGGAAGTTGTTGCGGTGGGAGATATTGCGATGCTTGTTTGGTATACGGGCTCAATTGGGCTCTGTGGAGGGGTGGTTTTGGTTGTGGTGGATTAGATTGGACTGGTTAGGTCAGACGGGGTGGGCTGACGGATTTGTTTTGCTATAGTCAACAAGTACGAGGTTAAGGAGGCTAAGCTCCGTTCTCTTGACGGTTAGTATACGCATTTACCGTTCAATGCTTTTGGTCACTGGGCAATTGGTCATGGGACGCCCGGTTTGAAGATCCGGGTTTACCGCGGGTGTTTGCGGTTTGCGATCAGATGCTAACCACCAGAATGAAATAGAGATTCAAACCGAAGAAGACCTCATCCCCCCTGGTGCTAAGCCCGGTACCATCCCCAGCGATATCGAACAGGCCACTGGTCTCGAGCGTCTCGAACTCGTCGGTAAAATGCAGGGCATTGACATCTTCGACTTGAGGCCTTTGGATGCTTCCCGCAAGGGTATGCTGCTTGCTTTCTCGGCGCTTGTCGATAAGTAAATGAAGTTGGTGCTGATTGGTGCAGGAACTCTCGACAACCCCATTGTTGTCAACGGTGCTGGTGATGAGCAGTACGCTGGTTGCACTGGTTATCCCGTCGACTCTCACCAGGTTAACTGGTTGACTGTAAGATTGCGATTTGGCTCTAGCTATGGTTTGATTGCAGGCTAATGATGCAGGTCTCTCGTGAGCGCCCCATCGAGCGCTGCAACGAGTGCGGTAACGTTGTCAAGCTGAACTACGTCGGACCCGAGGAGGACCCTCACGCCCGTATGTCCCCACCCTATCTGCCTTGCAATTGATCATGTTCTGACGGTACACTACTTCACAGACGACCATGGCCACGGCCACCACCCTGCCCCCGAGGAGCCCAAGACCTTCGCCGACTACGTCAAGCCCGAGTACTGGTACCGGTAAATACCCCAGCAGTACAACACGAGGGCTTTTCAAAAAAGAGAATAAGAAACAAGCAAAGGGACGGATCAAGACGGGCTAGTACCTGACTGTCAAACGCAACGTATCTAAGCATTGGGTCTACTATATACGGGTTTATTCACGTCCATTAATTCCTCGGTCTAGTGTTTTCTTCAACGTTCTTTAGCTTGTTTCTGCTTATATTATCTGTACACCGACACCGAAGCTGCATGCATGTCTCTTCCATTTGTTTCTTAATTGTAGAATAGTTGTGGATGAATGAAGTGTTCAATACTAACAAATGTACCGTACGTTTGTCAGCAAATCCCGCGGAGATGGTGTATGGCATGATCATGATTTAATTCCTAGATATCGTGCGGAACGGGAGAGCGGATGAGATCTCCCCGGCCG from Aspergillus chevalieri M1 DNA, chromosome 2, nearly complete sequence includes:
- a CDS encoding uncharacterized protein (COG:K;~EggNog:ENOG410PNVK;~InterPro:IPR001005,IPR009057) translates to MSATQANPYRDYAIDYSYPANCKPDDHGELLAYRHPQQQHSQQPQIHHHDKPPEVRFATAGSAAAGGSPHTAFEQHPHASAGVIPGPTSQAIVHGIPQPVLIAPHQMLPRHHFSPQYPAASLEITPAQHGKKRPHAESDPDHDDGRRVRSHLSGFPVEGSTEASQTPDALFSTQPEQAASSNGFGPQASMALPQQHHHHHMPPQATMRSSHHSVNSRSSNYSSGQRSLVGMPDMPNPRPITPHKRKPFTQDDDDLVVDLKENKRLTWKQIEEFFPGRTSGTLQVRYCTRLKKKNVVWTEEMITRLQRAIQDYEKNKWRYIAGKIGNCVTAEACEEMASEL
- the cox5b gene encoding cytochrome c oxidase subunit IV (BUSCO:EOG09265MAN;~COG:C;~EggNog:ENOG410PR50;~InterPro:IPR002124,IPR036972;~PFAM:PF01215;~go_component: GO:0005740 - mitochondrial envelope [Evidence IEA];~go_function: GO:0004129 - cytochrome-c oxidase activity [Evidence IEA]); translated protein: MFLQRTVSTLARRTPVRGLAAARPFSSSVSRFNKYEVKEAKLRSLDEIQTEEDLIPPGAKPGTIPSDIEQATGLERLELVGKMQGIDIFDLRPLDASRKGTLDNPIVVNGAGDEQYAGCTGYPVDSHQVNWLTVSRERPIERCNECGNVVKLNYVGPEEDPHAHDHGHGHHPAPEEPKTFADYVKPEYWYR